The following proteins are co-located in the Solea senegalensis isolate Sse05_10M linkage group LG12, IFAPA_SoseM_1, whole genome shotgun sequence genome:
- the tmsb2 gene encoding thymosin beta gives MSDKPDMTEIARFDKTKLKKTETKEKNPLPTKETIEQERKGDATP, from the exons ATGTCTGACAAGCCTGACATGACCGAGATCGCCCGCTTCGACAAGACAAAGCTGAAGAAGAcggagacaaaagagaaaaacccTCTTCCCACCAAAGAGA CCATTGAGCAAGAGAGGAAAGGCGATGCCACACCTTGA